A single Lactuca sativa cultivar Salinas chromosome 8, Lsat_Salinas_v11, whole genome shotgun sequence DNA region contains:
- the LOC111911314 gene encoding uncharacterized protein LOC111911314, with protein MSDSPPKGSGSKVDPVNYDDPLYIHPSDNTVTTIVSFILTGTDNIRVWRSSMVRSLKARNKLGFVEGIVKKDSTDELKSSKWERANAVVCSWILGSLSESIYSGHAYSESAVDIWNELFEIYNKADGSFLNGLDDSFNQVKSHILLLDPLPNVKTAFSIVSREESHQKNEALTSISNGHLIDRCYKLIGYPKDFKPRNKLNNDNQRNQNKTFSVNSSYVPSSSSFASGSSGTYSFTSEQYNKLLSLISENSSASEDTSVSANMAGIPLLHSYNSTVGHQKWIDDSGANQHMTSSESLLQDTVDVSKLNLLVNHPNGSAAKIEKTENLQFSEKLTLFDVFSIPNFNVNLPFVHKLCKDTNCEIVFDENCCKIQDLQSKKVVENGRESGGLLGHPTEQALNSLKHTLNFDNSSLPPCEVKIVRSDNGAEFLSHKMKSFFELHGVIHQTSCVYTPHQNGIVERKHRHILNVARMPTSVLKGQSPYQLVFKKKPIFDHLRVFGSLCFATKLNNLDKFSEHAEKCVLLGYSSEKKDNSEYVNDVIDLNDLSVNHQMDGSNATHNLNETFFDTTLENINQTSGVSKPLSDRTMPSHSDSTEENSHFDSLPFLGQPLGVSRSRRESRMPVKFNDYIVEGRHKYGIEHTLNYSVLSTENKCFCSNLNKTIEPKSFEEASLDPNWVESMNNEMEALYRNHTWDIVDLPKKQKPIGFRVVITLAVNKYWPLYQLDINNAFICGDLTEDVYMNLPQGYHTKVYVDDIILTGSNEVEIQNILSQFMHKPHKSHLNITFRLLRYLKGSPGKGVSIAKSKNLDLMGYVDADWAKCLNSRKLVTRYLVYFANSLVSWKRIKNLVPVTVFCDNEYAIKLALNPVFQEKTKHFEIDLHFVREKITRELGKRNTLVVSELREVVGFGRKIAGKWRDGDGSTLKSGNGSEEILSGVCRERKMVKNGGGLAGFRPVELQEIEF; from the exons ATGTCTGATTCACCTCCTAAGGGTAGTGGTTCTAAGGTTGATCCTGTGAACTACGATGACCCTCTGTATATACATCCTTCTGACAATACTGTAACTACAATTGTAAGTTTTATACTAACTGGGACCGATAACATTCGTGTGTGGCGTAGTTCTATGGTTAGAAGTCTTAAGGCTAGGAACAAATTAGGTTTTGTAGAGGGAATAGTAAAAAAGGATTCTACTGATGAACTAAAATCTTCAAAATGGGAACGTGCTAATGCTGTTGTGTGTTCTTGGATTCTTGGGTCTTTATCTGAGTCAATTTACTCTGGTCATGCATATTCTGAGTCTGCTGTAGATATATGGAATGAActttttgaaatatataacaaagcTGATGGATCT tttttaaatggacttgatgATTCTTTTAATCAAGTTAAAAGTCATATTCTTCTGTTGGACCCTCTTCCAAATGTTAAAACTGCTTTCTCAATTGTTTCTAGAGAGGAGTCTCATCAGAAGAATGAGGCTTTAACTTCTATTTCTAAT GGACATCTTATTGATAGGTGTTATAAATTGATTGGTTATCCAAAAGACTTTAAACCTAGAAATAAGCTTAATAATGATAAtcaaagaaatcaaaataaaaccTTTTCTGTTAATTCTTCTTATGTTCCTTCTAGTAGTTCCTTTGCTTCTGGAAGTAGTGGAACTTATTCATTTACTAGTGAGCAGTATAATAAACTTTTAAGTCTTATTAGTGAAAATTCATCTGCTTCTGAGGATACTTCAGTCAGTGCTAATATGGCAGGTATTCCTTTGCTTCACTCTTATAACTCTACTGTTGGTCATCAAAAGTGGATTGATGACTCAGGTGCTAATCAACATATGACTTCATCTGAGTCTCTTTTGCAAGACACTGTTGATGTTTCTAAACTAAATCTTCTTGTTAATCATCCAAATGGTTCCGCTGCAAAAATTGAAAAAACTGAAAATTTACAGTTTTCTGAAAAATTAACTTTGTTTGATGTTTTTTCTATTCCTAATTTCAATGTAAATCTTCCTTTTGTTCACAAACTATGCAAAGACACAAACTGTGAAATTGTTTTTGATGAAAACTGTTGCAAAATTCAGGATTTACAATCCAAGAAGGTTGTGGAGAACGGTAGAGAGTCCGGGGGACT ATTAGGACACCCTACTGAACAAGctttaaattctttaaaacacACACTCAACTTTGATAATTCCTCTCTTCCTCCTTGTGAG GTTAAAATAGTTCGTTCTGATAATGGTGCTGAATTTTTAAGTCATAAGATGAAATCTTTTTTTGAACTTCATGGTGTTATTCATCAAACTTCTTGTGTTTATACACCACATCAAAATGGTATTGTTGAAAGAAAACATAGGCATATTCTTAATGTGGCTAG aatGCCAACATCAGTTTTGAAAGGTCAATCTCCTTATCAACTTGTGTTTAAGAAAAAACCTATATTTGATCACTTAAGAGTTTTTGGTAGTTTATGTTTTGCTACTAAACTTAATAATCTTGATAAGTTTTCTGAACATGCTGAAAAATGTGTTTTGTTAGGTTATTCTTCTGAGAAAAAGG ATAATTCTGAATATGTGAATGATGTAATAGATCTAAATGACTTGAGTGTTAACCATCAGATGGATGGTTCTAATGCAACTCATAATCTAAATGAAACTTTTTTTGATactactttagaaaatattaaccAGACTAGCGGGGTATCTAAACCTTTATCTGATAGGACTATGCCAAGTCATTCAGATTCAACTGAGGAAAATAGTCATTTTGACTCATTGCCTTTTCTAGGACAGCCTTTAGGAGTGTCTAGGTCTAGAAGGGAGTCTCGAATGCCAGTGAAATTCAATGATTATATTGTTGAAGGGAGGCATAAATATGGTATTGAACACACTTTAAATTACTCTGTTCTTAGTACAGAAAATAAGTGTTTTTGTTCTAATCTAAATAAAACAATTGAACCAAAAAGTTTTGAAGAAGCCTCTTTAGATCCCAACTGGGTTGAGTCAATGAATAATGAAATGGAAGCTTTATATCGTAATCATACTTGGGATATTGTAGATCTTCctaaaaaacaaaaaccaataggAT TCCGTGTAGTTATTACATTAGCTGTAAACAAATATTGGCCTTTATATCAGTTGGACATTAATAATGCCTTTATTTGTGGAGACTTAACTGAAGATGTGTATATGAATTTACCTCAAGGGTATCATACTAAAG TTTATGTAGATGACATTATTTTAACAGGTAGTAATGAAGTTGAAATTCAAAAT ATTCTTAGTCAGTTTATGCATAAGCCCCATAAGTCACATCTAAATATAACATTCAGGTTACTCAGATATTTGAAAGGTAGCCCTGGAAAAGGTGTTTCAATTGCTAAATCAAAAAATCTTGACTTAATGGGATATGTAGATGCTGATTGGGCAAAATGTCTTAATTCAAGAAAATTAGTTACTAGATATTTGGTTTATTTTGCAAACTCTTTGGTTTCATGGAAAA GAATAAAAAATTTGGTTCCTGTAACAGTGTTTTGTGATAATGAATATGCTATTAAGCTTGCTTTAAATCCTGTTTTTCAAGAAAAAACAAAACACTTTGAAATTGATTTGCATTTTGTTAGAGAAAAGATTACAAGAG AGCTTGGAAAAAGAAACACTTTGGTGGTGTCGGAATTGCGAGAGGTGGTCGGATTTGGCCGGAAAATAGCCGGAAAGTGGCGAGATGGTGATGGTAGCACCCTTAAATCCGGCAACGGATCGGAGGAAATTTTGAGTGGGGTTTGTAGAGAACGAAAAATGGTGAAGAATGGCGGTGGTCTCGCCGGATTCCGACCAGTAGAACTCCAGGAAATCGAATTTTAG